The following coding sequences are from one Geothrix sp. window:
- a CDS encoding DUF5777 family beta-barrel protein — protein sequence MTRKTAPLLACALLAGGALRAESSEYPLVINLPSAERMQYWDIGVVFTHRFVQPVKDHGKDVYGLDGYTYAGLGFTFGIKPIPGLNAFIYRTADNKTFTFGLQEQVLNGERVRMAVRAERFDEVVKETTTPLGKVGISGLALQVPVEIFITDDIIFSLVPSYITKTTTTDTILAVPPGQTPNTKANTGGVLNLGLGLRIGFTEKFSFVSEYYPRPSKFAKAAPGGITDGTTYQNGFAVGFSYKTFKHRFTLVGTNASGTTANQVMSGDYGGGPRLSGNWSLGFNVTRVF from the coding sequence ATGACTAGGAAGACCGCTCCCCTGCTTGCCTGCGCCCTCCTGGCTGGGGGAGCGCTTCGCGCTGAATCGTCCGAATACCCGCTGGTGATCAACCTGCCATCGGCGGAGCGGATGCAGTACTGGGACATCGGCGTGGTGTTCACCCACCGCTTCGTGCAGCCGGTAAAGGACCATGGCAAGGACGTCTACGGCCTGGATGGGTACACCTACGCGGGATTGGGCTTCACCTTCGGGATCAAGCCCATTCCCGGACTGAATGCCTTCATCTACCGCACGGCCGACAACAAGACCTTCACCTTCGGCCTGCAGGAGCAGGTGCTGAACGGTGAACGGGTACGCATGGCGGTCCGTGCCGAGCGCTTCGACGAGGTGGTGAAGGAGACGACGACGCCCCTCGGGAAGGTGGGCATTTCCGGATTGGCCCTGCAGGTCCCAGTGGAGATCTTCATCACGGATGACATCATCTTCTCGCTGGTGCCCAGCTACATCACCAAGACCACGACGACCGACACCATCCTGGCCGTGCCGCCGGGCCAGACGCCCAACACCAAGGCCAACACGGGCGGTGTCTTGAACCTGGGCCTGGGCCTGCGCATCGGATTCACGGAGAAGTTCTCCTTCGTCAGCGAGTACTATCCCCGGCCCTCGAAGTTCGCCAAGGCCGCCCCCGGCGGCATCACCGACGGCACCACCTACCAGAACGGATTTGCCGTCGGGTTCTCCTACAAGACCTTCAAGCACCGGTTCACCCTGGTCGGCACCAACGCCAGCGGCACCACCGCGAACCAGGTGATGAGCGGCGACTACGGAGGCGGTCCGAGGTTGTCGGGCAACTGGTCCCTCGGCTTCAACGTGACGCGCGTCTTCTAG
- a CDS encoding c-type cytochrome gives MSRITLSALLLAGASLLAGDPAKDLPKFSGSDYQKYWSDACARCHGANGSGRDNSGKPLPDNGFDFTDSRKANKKKDSDWVKITLEGKDKMPAFKDKMTQADVEKMIPIMRKFAAK, from the coding sequence ATGAGTCGCATCACCCTTTCCGCCCTGCTCCTGGCCGGCGCGTCGCTCCTGGCGGGCGATCCCGCCAAGGACCTGCCCAAGTTCTCGGGCAGCGACTACCAGAAGTACTGGTCGGACGCCTGCGCCCGCTGCCATGGCGCCAACGGCAGCGGCCGCGACAACAGCGGCAAGCCGCTTCCCGACAACGGCTTCGACTTCACGGACAGCCGGAAGGCCAACAAGAAGAAGGACAGCGACTGGGTCAAGATCACCCTGGAGGGCAAGGACAAGATGCCCGCCTTCAAGGACAAGATGACCCAGGCCGACGTCGAGAAGATGATCCCCATCATGCGCAAGTTCGCGGCCAAGTAA
- a CDS encoding CxxxxCH/CxxCH domain c-type cytochrome, whose product MNAVSGGSLVSCQICHGGDFSGGPSASTCFTCHGVSAPHPAKPWNGGVVTWTHSSTDPSNAAVCAQCHYPGSANNPAGHPSTPAPAGTQPGCYNATMCHGANTAPHPVPFLQGQTDTSGNGHLTVTAAAFTADCATCHAYSGAPPKAGAPLCNVCHQLADPTIAGTNAGTCRSCHAGAAGLPAGPTGSGFPSIAGAHAKHMALATQLTCDTCHAGSGTGTATHYANANARVGTPAGPASVAINLLFMAKTGGNPAFSPSSLTCSNVSCHGGQATPGWQNGTINSATQCTVCHAVAASAGTITQYNDAFGRHSIGTHDATKAANAIACTTCHNMGNGSPGALAHFKYLNTGAVDGTATGAPADQLPSGTIAFDPLIVTGAGTYAVTSSTQGNGGCALTCHTHIHAGAPLDTWQSSGAPHPVPFLGGQATTQGNGHLTATAATFASDCSSCHAVTGTSPTQGAPLCSVCHTAADPTVVGTGTGTCLSCHAGTSGMPAGPTGTTFPAIAGAHAKHMALKTTLSCDTCHAGSGAGTATHYANANARSTPPTGPASVNIDATYNAQSLGTAVFNVSALTCSNTSCHGGQATPNWRTGTIASTSQCSLCHAINGGTTTSQFNDAVGRHSYGTHASAGQLDCTICHDMSAANTNLGAVNHFAELNTPAVSSTNKLPSGTIKFKLTNTTYPITGAATYDVTTAPFTEGDGGCALTCHSQNHVPATNHWAAPKGSGVAHPVPFLSTATSTAGYSHQTVTLAQFNLECATCHDQSGTTTKTGPVCTVCHTLGSPLTTGLGAGTCLSCHTGANFTKAGPTGAAWPNLAGAHPKHLNLITFTRTTPALPASLTASAYPDCEACHVGSVPYDSAQTHYSNANKRLATPVTAGPASVSIDPTFNAQSGAAGTTASASAFTCSNVSCHGGQTTPGWQTGTITVNATTYCVACHKIASTATQFNDATGRHNNPGAHNQTCDYCHVMTQATQGAQNHFKYLDNSGVRQAPDQLSSDTIKFGGGSQPATGALTYTVNATIGRGGCALSCHGQGHTTTGNVWN is encoded by the coding sequence ATGAATGCCGTCTCGGGCGGCAGCCTGGTGTCCTGCCAGATCTGCCACGGCGGGGACTTTTCCGGCGGCCCCTCCGCCAGCACCTGCTTCACCTGTCATGGGGTGAGCGCCCCCCACCCTGCGAAGCCCTGGAACGGCGGTGTGGTGACCTGGACCCATAGCAGCACGGATCCGTCCAATGCCGCCGTCTGCGCCCAGTGCCACTACCCCGGCTCTGCCAACAATCCGGCTGGCCATCCCTCCACGCCCGCCCCTGCGGGCACCCAGCCAGGCTGCTACAACGCGACCATGTGCCACGGCGCCAACACGGCTCCGCACCCGGTCCCCTTCCTGCAGGGCCAGACCGACACCAGCGGGAATGGCCACCTGACCGTGACGGCGGCGGCTTTCACCGCCGATTGCGCCACCTGCCACGCCTACTCCGGCGCGCCCCCCAAGGCCGGGGCCCCACTCTGCAACGTCTGCCACCAGTTGGCGGATCCGACCATCGCGGGAACGAATGCCGGGACCTGCCGCTCCTGCCACGCTGGGGCCGCGGGGCTGCCTGCCGGGCCCACGGGCTCAGGCTTCCCGAGCATCGCCGGCGCCCACGCCAAGCACATGGCCCTGGCCACCCAGCTGACCTGTGACACCTGCCACGCGGGCAGCGGCACGGGCACGGCCACGCACTACGCCAACGCCAACGCGCGGGTGGGCACACCCGCCGGCCCTGCCAGCGTCGCCATCAACCTCCTGTTCATGGCCAAGACGGGCGGCAATCCCGCTTTCAGCCCCTCCTCGCTCACCTGCTCCAACGTGAGCTGCCACGGTGGCCAGGCCACGCCGGGCTGGCAGAACGGCACCATCAATTCCGCCACCCAATGCACGGTCTGCCATGCGGTGGCGGCCAGCGCCGGGACCATCACCCAGTACAACGACGCCTTCGGCCGCCACAGCATCGGAACCCACGATGCCACCAAGGCCGCCAACGCCATCGCCTGCACCACCTGCCACAACATGGGCAATGGCTCCCCCGGGGCCTTGGCCCACTTCAAGTACCTCAACACCGGGGCCGTCGATGGCACGGCCACGGGCGCGCCTGCGGACCAGCTGCCCAGCGGAACCATCGCCTTCGATCCCCTGATCGTGACCGGCGCCGGCACCTACGCCGTGACCTCGAGCACCCAGGGCAATGGCGGATGCGCCCTCACCTGCCACACCCACATCCACGCGGGCGCTCCCCTCGATACCTGGCAGTCCTCCGGCGCCCCCCACCCCGTGCCCTTCCTCGGCGGGCAGGCCACCACCCAGGGCAACGGCCACCTTACGGCGACTGCGGCCACCTTCGCCTCGGATTGCAGCTCGTGCCACGCCGTCACCGGCACCTCGCCCACCCAGGGTGCGCCCCTCTGCTCGGTCTGCCACACCGCAGCCGACCCGACCGTGGTCGGCACCGGCACCGGGACCTGCCTGTCCTGTCACGCGGGGACCTCCGGCATGCCCGCCGGGCCCACGGGGACCACCTTCCCCGCCATTGCCGGCGCCCACGCCAAGCACATGGCCTTGAAGACCACCTTGAGCTGTGACACCTGCCACGCCGGCAGCGGCGCCGGCACGGCCACCCACTATGCCAACGCCAATGCCCGGAGCACGCCACCCACGGGCCCCGCCAGCGTGAACATCGACGCCACCTACAACGCCCAGAGCCTCGGCACGGCAGTGTTCAACGTGTCCGCCCTCACCTGCTCCAACACCAGCTGCCACGGCGGGCAGGCCACGCCCAACTGGCGCACGGGCACCATCGCCTCCACCAGCCAGTGCTCCCTCTGCCACGCCATCAACGGCGGCACCACCACCTCGCAGTTCAACGACGCCGTGGGCCGCCATTCCTACGGCACGCACGCCTCCGCGGGCCAGCTGGACTGCACCATCTGCCACGACATGAGTGCCGCCAACACGAATCTGGGCGCCGTGAACCACTTCGCGGAGCTCAACACGCCGGCGGTCAGCAGCACCAACAAGCTGCCCAGCGGCACCATCAAGTTCAAGCTCACGAACACCACCTATCCCATCACCGGGGCCGCCACCTACGACGTGACCACCGCACCCTTCACCGAAGGGGACGGCGGCTGCGCGTTGACCTGCCACAGCCAGAACCATGTGCCCGCCACCAACCACTGGGCCGCACCCAAGGGATCTGGCGTGGCCCACCCCGTGCCCTTCCTGAGCACGGCCACCAGCACGGCCGGCTATTCCCACCAGACCGTGACCCTGGCCCAGTTCAACCTGGAATGCGCCACCTGCCATGACCAGAGCGGCACCACCACCAAGACGGGCCCCGTGTGCACCGTCTGCCACACCCTCGGCTCGCCGCTCACCACAGGCCTGGGAGCTGGCACCTGCCTCTCCTGCCACACCGGGGCCAACTTCACCAAGGCCGGGCCCACCGGCGCGGCCTGGCCCAACCTCGCGGGGGCCCATCCGAAGCACCTGAACCTGATCACCTTCACCCGCACGACCCCGGCCCTGCCGGCCTCGCTCACCGCCTCGGCCTATCCCGACTGCGAGGCTTGCCACGTGGGCTCCGTGCCCTATGATTCAGCCCAGACCCACTACAGCAATGCCAACAAGCGCCTGGCCACGCCCGTGACCGCCGGTCCGGCCTCCGTGTCCATCGACCCCACCTTCAACGCGCAGAGTGGGGCGGCGGGCACCACGGCCAGCGCCTCGGCCTTCACCTGCTCCAATGTGAGCTGCCACGGCGGACAGACGACCCCTGGCTGGCAGACGGGCACGATCACCGTGAACGCCACGACCTACTGCGTCGCCTGCCACAAGATCGCCAGCACCGCCACGCAGTTCAACGACGCCACGGGCCGCCACAACAATCCCGGCGCCCACAACCAGACCTGTGACTACTGCCATGTCATGACCCAGGCCACCCAGGGCGCCCAGAACCACTTCAAGTACCTGGACAACTCCGGGGTCCGCCAGGCGCCGGACCAGCTTTCCAGCGACACCATCAAGTTCGGCGGGGGCTCCCAGCCCGCCACCGGCGCCCTCACCTACACGGTGAACGCCACCATCGGTCGGGGCGGCTGCGCCCTCAGCTGCCATGGCCAGGGGCACACCACCACCGGGAACGTCTGGAACTGA
- a CDS encoding sensor histidine kinase, protein MRCLVIALPWVWSSVTAFALDPSRPLAAHAHHIWRSEDGLLQDTVSALLESRDGFLWIGTEAGLVRFDGATFDHYSRLSLPRFEHNDIQCLAEGTDGAIWIGTSEQGLYRFHQGEIRAFGSAEGLPDQPIRRLLRDRSGTLWAAPMEGPLLRFDGARFQTVPTDAARLRIRVLTMDAEGALWVGTAGSGLWRLREGRLVLAALTADEITALAVEADGQVLAGTRTHGLLALSEGRLEVPAWAKRLPPKPVCSLMRDRQGSLWIGLEQGGLFRRNPEGRLEPSPSPLGARWTPLSLLEDSSGAFWAGSEDRGLRVIYPVPFQPLPVVGVEPEEPAWMVCQDAQGIIWCLTGDQTLGRVQQGRVEPVRPGVPLGGPISCLWPRRSGGLWIGTRTGELWAMEQGQFHRVRWAEDPHPDAIVSLFEDGQRHLWVATSRQGLIQCTPGTPPVRFPAIQGVVAMAGGGPGPLYLASRTQGLGLLESSQVRWLGRSEGLGSNGVNALHLDSEGSLWVGTMDGLRRYVDGAFQTFGGRPGPLLLAIHAILEDSAHRMWLSTGQGVLQVPRSALIRSLRVAEPVPGILFDHHDGMPSRETNGGPQPVAWLTREGELYFPTSRGLTRLDGRAAVPPGTPLRLHILKAEGDEIILPETRPIQVPPGTHRFEVYYTATSLTRSDKLRFRYRLEGLEHAWNEVGDRRFSAYSNVPPGSYRFVLQAWRLGDEAPPKQVTVDVHVQPFFYQRPVFWGLGAILGLAFGWWLLRLRLQQAEARSAVLGERNRMAREIHDHLAQGFTGVLLQLEAAEARLTRMQGDPAPVLTRLDHARNLAVASLQEARRSVMVLRPRKPEGTDLLGALRLLTDRLLAGTDIQVELAVMGKPRALRENLEEELLRMAQELMTNALRHGKARWVRVVLEFEPRRVRINVEDDGKGFDPTAAVAGYGMRSIRESISKLQGHLDIDSSQGLGSRITITLPTRRWRP, encoded by the coding sequence TTGCGATGCCTTGTCATCGCGCTGCCATGGGTATGGTCTTCCGTCACGGCCTTCGCCCTCGATCCGTCCAGGCCGCTCGCGGCCCATGCCCACCACATCTGGCGCAGCGAAGATGGCCTGCTCCAGGACACGGTCTCGGCGCTGCTCGAGTCCAGGGATGGCTTCCTCTGGATCGGTACCGAGGCGGGTCTGGTCCGATTCGATGGCGCCACCTTCGACCACTATTCCCGTCTCAGCCTCCCCCGGTTCGAACACAACGACATCCAGTGCCTGGCCGAAGGTACCGACGGGGCCATCTGGATCGGCACCTCCGAGCAGGGCCTTTATCGCTTCCACCAGGGGGAGATCCGCGCCTTCGGCTCGGCGGAGGGGCTGCCCGATCAGCCCATCCGCCGCCTGCTCCGCGACCGCAGCGGGACGCTGTGGGCAGCCCCCATGGAGGGGCCCCTGCTCCGTTTCGACGGGGCCCGGTTCCAGACCGTGCCCACGGATGCGGCCCGGTTGCGCATCCGCGTCCTCACCATGGACGCGGAGGGAGCGCTCTGGGTGGGAACGGCCGGGTCCGGCCTTTGGCGCCTCCGGGAGGGCCGCCTCGTGCTGGCCGCCCTGACTGCGGACGAGATCACGGCCCTCGCGGTCGAGGCTGACGGCCAGGTCCTGGCGGGCACCCGCACCCATGGCCTGCTGGCGCTCTCGGAGGGACGCCTGGAGGTCCCCGCCTGGGCGAAGCGGCTCCCGCCCAAACCCGTTTGTTCCCTGATGCGGGACCGGCAGGGGAGCCTCTGGATCGGTCTGGAGCAGGGCGGGCTCTTCCGTCGGAACCCGGAGGGCCGACTGGAGCCCTCCCCCAGTCCCCTCGGCGCCCGGTGGACGCCGCTGTCTCTGCTGGAGGACAGCTCTGGCGCTTTCTGGGCCGGAAGCGAGGACCGGGGGCTGCGGGTGATCTACCCGGTTCCCTTCCAGCCCCTGCCCGTGGTGGGTGTCGAGCCGGAGGAACCCGCCTGGATGGTCTGCCAGGACGCCCAGGGAATCATCTGGTGCCTCACGGGGGATCAGACCCTGGGGCGCGTTCAACAGGGCCGCGTCGAACCGGTCCGCCCTGGCGTCCCCCTGGGCGGTCCCATCAGCTGCCTCTGGCCCCGCCGCAGCGGCGGGTTGTGGATCGGCACCCGCACCGGCGAGCTATGGGCCATGGAGCAAGGGCAGTTCCACCGCGTACGGTGGGCCGAGGATCCCCACCCCGATGCCATCGTGTCGCTCTTCGAGGACGGCCAGAGACACTTGTGGGTGGCCACCTCGCGCCAGGGTCTGATCCAGTGCACGCCTGGGACCCCGCCGGTCCGATTCCCCGCCATCCAGGGGGTGGTGGCCATGGCCGGTGGCGGCCCTGGCCCCCTGTACCTGGCGAGTCGCACTCAGGGTCTGGGCCTGCTCGAATCCAGCCAGGTCCGCTGGCTGGGCCGGTCCGAAGGCCTGGGCTCCAACGGCGTGAATGCCCTGCACCTGGACAGCGAGGGTTCTCTGTGGGTCGGCACCATGGACGGCCTGCGCCGCTACGTGGACGGCGCGTTCCAGACCTTCGGCGGACGCCCTGGCCCCCTGCTCCTGGCCATCCACGCCATTCTGGAGGACTCCGCCCACCGAATGTGGCTCAGCACCGGCCAGGGCGTGCTTCAGGTCCCCCGCAGCGCGCTCATCCGGAGCCTCAGGGTCGCCGAACCCGTTCCCGGGATCCTCTTCGACCACCACGACGGCATGCCCTCCCGCGAGACCAACGGCGGTCCCCAGCCCGTAGCCTGGCTCACGCGGGAGGGGGAGCTCTACTTCCCCACCAGCCGGGGGCTGACCCGCCTGGATGGACGCGCTGCAGTACCTCCGGGCACGCCCTTGCGCCTCCACATCCTCAAGGCGGAAGGCGACGAGATCATCCTCCCCGAGACACGGCCGATCCAGGTCCCCCCCGGCACCCATCGATTCGAGGTGTATTACACGGCCACCTCGCTGACGCGCTCCGACAAGCTCCGGTTCCGCTACCGGCTCGAGGGCCTGGAGCATGCCTGGAACGAGGTGGGAGACCGGCGGTTCTCCGCCTACTCCAATGTGCCCCCCGGGTCCTACCGATTCGTGCTCCAGGCCTGGCGCCTCGGTGATGAGGCCCCACCGAAGCAGGTGACGGTCGATGTCCACGTCCAGCCCTTCTTCTACCAGCGCCCGGTCTTCTGGGGCCTGGGCGCCATCCTGGGCCTGGCGTTCGGCTGGTGGCTGCTCCGCCTGCGGCTCCAGCAGGCGGAGGCGCGCTCCGCGGTGCTCGGCGAGCGCAACCGCATGGCCCGGGAGATCCACGACCACCTGGCCCAGGGTTTCACGGGCGTCCTGCTCCAACTGGAGGCGGCCGAGGCCAGGCTCACCCGCATGCAGGGTGATCCAGCGCCGGTCCTGACCCGACTGGACCATGCCCGCAATCTCGCGGTGGCGAGCCTCCAGGAGGCGCGCCGGTCCGTCATGGTGCTCCGCCCGAGGAAGCCCGAGGGAACCGACCTCCTGGGCGCCCTCCGCCTGCTCACGGACCGGCTGCTGGCGGGAACGGACATCCAGGTCGAGCTGGCCGTGATGGGGAAGCCGAGGGCCCTGAGGGAAAACCTGGAGGAGGAACTCCTGCGCATGGCCCAGGAACTGATGACGAACGCCCTCCGCCATGGCAAGGCTCGCTGGGTGCGGGTGGTGCTCGAGTTCGAACCCAGGCGGGTGCGCATCAACGTCGAGGATGACGGGAAGGGCTTCGACCCCACGGCCGCCGTCGCCGGCTATGGCATGCGCAGCATCCGTGAAAGCATCAGCAAACTCCAAGGGCACCTGGACATCGACAGCAGCCAGGGCCTCGGATCCCGCATCACCATCACCCTACCCACCCGGAGGTGGCGTCCATGA
- a CDS encoding response regulator, which yields MTTTPSDRIRLLIVDDHPIVRDGLVSILHEGEPDLEVVGEAGDGREAVEIWRTLRPSVTIMDLQLPGQTGVEAIKAIRREDPEAKILVLTTFDGDADIQRALEAGARGYLLKSVRRAILIEAVRAVDAGHRYLPPATAARLVEAMESERLTPRELDVLKLLAEGQRNREIADVLGLAEPTVKIHVNNLLRKLQAKDRTEAAVIALKRGLIHLGQ from the coding sequence ATGACCACAACCCCGTCAGACCGGATCCGCCTGCTCATCGTCGACGATCACCCCATCGTTCGCGACGGCCTGGTGTCCATTCTCCACGAAGGCGAGCCCGACCTCGAGGTGGTGGGAGAGGCTGGCGACGGCAGGGAGGCCGTGGAAATCTGGCGGACCCTCCGTCCCTCCGTGACGATCATGGACCTCCAGCTTCCGGGCCAGACGGGCGTGGAGGCCATCAAGGCCATCCGCCGCGAAGACCCGGAGGCCAAGATCCTCGTCCTCACCACCTTCGACGGTGACGCGGACATCCAGCGGGCACTGGAGGCAGGTGCCCGCGGCTACCTCCTCAAGAGCGTGCGGCGGGCCATCCTCATTGAGGCCGTGCGCGCCGTCGACGCGGGCCACCGCTACCTTCCCCCGGCCACCGCCGCCCGCCTGGTGGAGGCCATGGAGTCCGAGCGCCTCACCCCGCGTGAACTCGACGTGCTCAAGCTGCTGGCCGAAGGCCAACGCAACCGGGAGATCGCGGATGTCCTGGGACTGGCCGAGCCCACCGTGAAGATCCACGTGAACAACCTGCTGCGGAAGCTTCAGGCCAAGGATCGCACCGAGGCCGCGGTGATCGCCCTCAAGCGGGGGCTGATCCACCTCGGGCAGTAG
- a CDS encoding DMT family protein produces the protein MRTVVLLVLSNIFMTFAWYGHLKHHRDSSLWVAILVSWGIAFFEYTLMVPANRLGYGRFSLPQLKVIQEVVTLLVFAVFTVAWMRERLHLNHLWAGLCLVGAVFFTFKR, from the coding sequence ATGCGCACGGTTGTCCTGCTGGTGCTCAGCAACATTTTCATGACCTTCGCCTGGTACGGCCACCTGAAGCATCACCGGGACAGTTCCCTGTGGGTCGCCATCCTGGTGAGCTGGGGCATCGCGTTCTTCGAATACACCCTCATGGTGCCCGCCAACCGCCTCGGGTACGGGCGCTTCAGCCTGCCCCAGCTGAAGGTCATCCAGGAGGTCGTCACGCTCCTGGTCTTCGCGGTGTTCACGGTGGCCTGGATGCGGGAGCGGTTGCACCTGAACCACCTCTGGGCAGGGCTCTGCCTGGTGGGGGCGGTGTTCTTCACGTTCAAACGCTAG